Proteins from a single region of Chrysemys picta bellii isolate R12L10 chromosome 9, ASM1138683v2, whole genome shotgun sequence:
- the WDR44 gene encoding WD repeat-containing protein 44, whose product MASDSDTEEFYDAPEDVHLGGASPAPSPTKVGSHVLKETDSNIHRVANEALIQEVKQDDSKEIIDSILEESQKVQQLEDDPLASQGKELTDQTSDTNTWIPGADILSDIPELLATESALQEDTQEPVTQSTCKEAEVESRGVFLPSDHAVEHQEGETTNKLAEIINATEELKITETYSPKETPKNEEIEVKQTVILEQVTSDFLPTKDLTTEEMPPAKPPRQLSVEPDIVASTKKSLPARPPPPANVPPPRPPPPARPAPPPRKKKSELEFEVQKLSGLEVTDCMVKDSQPSLDLASATSGDKIVTVQENGKAADGQTIPNELLGPQRPRSNSGRELTDEEILASVMIKNLDTGEEIPLSLAEEKLPTGINPLTLHIMRRTKEYVSNDAAQSDDEDKMQTQQTDSDGGRLKQKTTQLKKFLGKSVKRAKHLAEEYGERAVNKVKSVRDEVFHTDQDDPSSSDDEGMPYTRPVKFKAAHGFKGPYDFEQIKVVQDLSGEHMGAVWTMKFSHCGRLLASAGQDNVVRIWVLKNAFDYFNNMRLKYNTEGRVSPSPSQESLNSSKSDTEAGVCSGADEDPDDKNAPFRQRPFCKYKGHTADLLDLSWSKNYFLLSSSMDKTVRLWHISRRECLCCFQHIDFVTAIAFHPRDDRYFLSGSLDGKLRLWNIPDKKVALWNEVDGQTKLITAANFCQNGKYAVIGTYDGRCIFYDTEHLKYHTQIHVRSTRGRNRVGRKITGIEPLPGENKILVTSNDSRIRLYDLRDLSLSMKYKGYVNSSSQIKASFSHDFTYIVSGSEDKYVYIWSTYHDLSKFTSVRRDRNDFWEGIKAHNAVVTSAIFAPNPSLMVSLETSEKQEAENKGDDPEASDTIPSGALKTDHTEVLLSADFTGAIKVFINKKKNVS is encoded by the exons GTCACCGACAAAAGTTGGGTCCCATGTATTAAAG GAAACAGACAGCAATATACACAGAGTTGCAAATGAGGCCCTGATACAGGAAGTAAAACAAGATGACTCTAAAGAG ATTATTGACAGTATTCTAGAAGAAAGCCAAAAGGTACAACAGCTAGAAGATGATCCTTTGGCTTCCCAAGGAAAAGAACTAACTGATCAAACTTCAGATACAAATACTTGGATTCCTGGAGCAGATATCCTTAGTGATATTCCTGAGCTGCTAGCTACAGAATCAGCATTACAAGAAGATACTCAAGAACCTGTGACTCAGAGTACATGTAAGGAGGCAGAAGTGGAATCCagaggggtttttttgccttctgacCATGCCGTTGAGCATCAAGAAGGTGAAACCACTAATAaactagcagaaataataaatGCAACTGAAGAGCTTAAAATCACAGAAACGTACTCGCCAAAAGAAACTCCTAAAAATGAGGAAATAGAAGTGAAACAGACAGTTATTTTAGAACAGGTAACTTCAGATTTCTTACCTACCAAAGATCTTACAACAGAAGAAATGCCTCCAGCCAAACCCCCAAGGCAACTTAGTGTAGAACCCGATATAGTTGCTAGCACTAAGAAATCTCTTCCGGCACGCCCACCACCTCCAGCAAATGTTCCTCCTCCTAGACCACCACCACCTGCACGACCCGCTCCACCACCACGGAAGAAAAAGAGTGAATTGGAGTTCGAGGTGCAAAAATTATCTGGTTTAGAAG TGACAGACTGCATGGTCAAAGATTCTCAGCCTTCTTTGGATCTGGCAAGCGCAACCAGTGGAGATAAAATAGTTACTGTACAG GAAAATGGAAAAGCAGCTGATGGACAAACCATACCAAATGAATTGCTTGGACCACAAAGACCCAGATCTAACTCTGGAAGAGAACTCACAGATGAG GAAATTCTAGCAAGTGTAATGATAAAGAACCTTGATACAGGTGAAGAAATACCATTGAGCTTGGCAGAAGAAAAATTGCCAACAGGCATTAACCCCCTGACGTTACATATCATGAGGAGAACTAAGGAATATGTCAG CAATGATGCGGCACAATCTGACGATGAAGACAAAATGCAGACACAGCAAACTGATTCTGATGGAggaagattaaaacaaaaaac GACTCAGCTGAAAAAGTTCTTGGGCAAATCAGTAAAGAGGGCAAAGCATCTTGCTGAAGAATATGGTGAACGTGCTGTAAATAAAGTTAAAAGTGTTCGAGATGAAG TGTTCCATACTGACCAGGATGATCCCTCTTCAAGTGATGATGAAGGAATGCCATATACAAGGCCAGTTAAATTCAAAGCAGCACATGGCTTCAAGGGACCTTATGACTTTGAACAAATAAAAGTAGTTCAGGATCTCAGTGGTGAACACATG GGTGCTGTTTGGACAATGAAATTTTCTCACTGTGGACGATTACTTGCATCAGCTGGACAGGACAATGTAGTGAGAATATGGGTTTTAAAGAATGCTTTTGACTATTTCAATAACATGCGACTGAAATACAATACAGAAG GTCGTGTGTCTCCTTCCCCTTCTCAAGAGAGCCTGAATTCTTCCAAGTCTGATACTGAGGCAGGG GTTTGCAGTGGAGCTGATGAAGACCCTGATGATAAAAATGCACCATTTCGGCAGCGGCCATTTTGCAAATACAAAGGTCATACAGCAGATCTCCTTGATCTCTCATGGTCTAAA AACTACTTCTTGCTTTCTTCTTCAATGGATAAAACAGTCCGATTATGGCACATATCCAGAAGAGAGTGTCTCTGCTGTTTCCAGCATATAGACTTTGTCACCGCAATAGCTTTCCATCCAAGA GATGACAGGTACTTTTTAAGTGGCTCATTGGATGGGAAACTCCGACTTTGGAACATTCCTGACAAAAAAGTGGCATTATGGAATGAAGTGGATGGGCAGACAAAATTGATCACAGCAGCAAACTTCTGTCAGAATGGCAAATATGCAGTGATTGGCACATATGATGGCAGATGTATCTTCTatgatacagag CACTTGAAGTACCACACACAGATACATGTGCGTTCTACCAGAGGACGGAACAGAGTTGGAAGAAAAATTACTGGCATTGAGCCTTTGCCTGGAGAAAATAAG ATATTAGTGACATCCAATGACTCCAGAATCAGACTGTATGACCTAAGAGATTTGTCCTTGTCCATGAAATACAAAGGTTATGTCAACAGCAGCAGCCAAATTAAAGCCAGCTTCAG CCATGATTTTACTTACATTGTAAGTGGCTCAGAAGATAAATACGTTTATATCTGGAGCACCTACCATGACTTAAGCAAGTTTACTTCAGTAAGGAGAGATCGTAATGACTTCTGGGAAGGCATTAAAG CACACAATGCCGTTGTCACATCAGCAATTTTTGCCCCAAACCCCAGTTTGATGGTATCATTGGAAACCTCTGAAAAACAAGAAGCTGAAAACAAGGGAGATGATCCTGAAGCATCCGACACTATACCTTCTG GTGCTTTGAAGACAGATCACACAGAAGTGCTTTTATCGGCTGACTTTACTGGAGCTATCAAAGTCTTcattaacaaaaagaaaaatgtatcttAA